Part of the Zea mays cultivar B73 chromosome 4, Zm-B73-REFERENCE-NAM-5.0, whole genome shotgun sequence genome is shown below.
TCCAGAATGATAAAAAAATGATCACAACCTACCAAAAAATAGGATCACATGGCTTAGATGAGTGAACTAACAAACTACtgaaaataaacaacaacaaaactgAACTAGTAATCCTATTTTCTATTTGCAATTTATACGAGAAAATTGAAACATCAATAGGCAGCAAACATCATAACGTTGGAAAGGTAGCAAATAATGTGATAACAAAGCACTTTCTCGTGCCTTCTTTTGGATTTTAAGGCTTAAGATTTCTAACTCCAAGCCAAGCACAATTATTCTGAACTCCAAACCAACAGGTCACAGTCACACTTCATCGTGTCAAGGGGAGAGATCCATTagtctttccaaaaagtactactGTTGCTAATAACTAAGTCAACCTGCCACTTAAGACCCTTTTTCACGAGTGAAAAGCAACAACCCACAAGAACTCAATTCCATTTGCATAAGAAATTTGTATCTGCCATGTTTTCTCCTAGTTAATGTTAGAACAATTTTCATTAACAACCTTTCTTACATAGTATTTCAAAGTCCAGATAAAAACTAGAACATACAAACCCACATCTTCAATTGGCAAAGATTAATAAACGGCAGATAATAGCATTGTTATGATATTACGACTAAAACAGGCTTGTGCAAAAGTTATCCTAACCGCTATCAAGGATGTAACTTGTAAGGACTATATATCCTGTTATGAAACGTAGTGAGATCCAAATCCCACAGATTTAGTATGATGTTTTGAACTAAATACTtaaatttaaagcatcaatttaaACCCTGATCAGCTGCACTTTTGCAGCAGCAGCTGCTCAGTTTCTACAGTAGCCGCTGGGGTGCTGCAGCAGCAAGCAGCTCAGATTGCTGCATTTGGATATGTTATCAAGAGATGCCATTAAATAAACTGAAAGCAGCAACAAAAGGTTTACTTACAAGAGCTGGACACTCATAGTCAATACCAGCTGCCTTGATTCTTTTGCGACGCTTTCCATCCCGCTTTACAATTCCTTCAACCATCTTTTTGTGCTCTGCTACAGTCTTATCCTGGTGACAATATAACTATTCAGTGCAATGCACATTAAGCTACAATTGTAGCTAGCACTTAGCAACAAATTACCTTGTTGTGTCTCTTCCGTTCAATTGCTACTCGATCAACAGGTATAAATCCCCTTCGCACCCCTTTCCATCTGTACAAAATTGAGGCCAAAAGCATTTCAATCCAATTTTAAAGTCTAGACAAAAACAAAGAAACAGACAGCATGCACAACTCTGAGCTACTTCCTCAGATCACAAATATAAATCCATTAAGTTTTGGACAACAGTCATCAGGGCTACAATCCAATGACACTTTGATTATCAATATCTTATAAAATAGTCTTATTAAATGAGAAATATTTTCGTAATGAATATGGTAATACAAACCTAGTGCTAAATATATAAAATTTTAGATATTGGGAGTCGAACATTAAAAAATTAAGTTGAGACAACCCTCGATGAACTTATATTTGTGATCAGAGCAAGTACATCAACAAAGTTTAAATAGATATGCAACTATATTTCTGTACAGACTACAGCTAAAGTGCTAGGTTCCATATCAAGCAAGcacataaaaagaacaaggatacCAGAACACTTCCTTAAAATGTCAGATTATGTCCTCATCTAAAACTTTATTCCCTAAGCTCTAGTTTTTTATTTGAAGTTGCAGTCCCATCATCCAAGACAAACATATACACCCATCCAATGCAAGTACATAACGTCGACTTGACAACTCAGGCACCTAGTTGATTGGTGCACAAAGTCATACATGCAAAGTGTAAGAAATTCAAGCCGTATTTTTTGTTAACACAAAAATATTAACACTGGTTATTATCATCTCAACCAACTAAATGTTTTAGTATTTGTTTCAGAAGTCCATGTTACGTTTTAATTTCAACAGATATATGTGctttttgaaaagctaaaagtcacTTCTGATAACCAATGTCACATCAAATGCATTTGTGCCCATGTCTTCTCACACCACAAGCTTATCTGAATAATTAAAACCCAGACTACATGGAAAATCAATTCTACTTCTCCCATATTATAAGGATAAGCGCAAAAACAAACAGAATATAGTAGTCAAATCTAATAGGCACTTAGAGAGCCTTACAATTTAGGATGAACTTTCTCTGGCTCAACAAGTGCAACTTGCAAGGTGCGCTCAAACAAGAGATAGTTATTCATCTCATCTGCTACGACCTTTGCCACCTGTTACACCAAAGCACATTAGCAACCAGCAAATAGCATACATTTGCTGCAATTAGATATGAAATAAGGTTCTTACAGCAGGGTTCTCAAACTCAATGAATCCATAGTGCTTGGACTTTCCTGTCTGAAAATATCATGAAACCATAAGTTATGGGCTCACCAAAAAAAAATAGCACAGAAATCATGGCATGTGCCATTCTAAACATACCTTGCGGTTACGAGCGATCCTAAGCCTCTTAATATCCCCAAACTGCTTAAAGAACCCTGCAACAATAGCAGCAGCAACAAAAGAGTGCCTTAGCACAATGACTCGTGCATCCAGCACTTTAATGTCGCATTAATATTTCACCACCAATGGAAGGAAACATACCTTTCATCTCGTCCTCGTAGAAACCATGGGGGATATGCCCAATGTAGACGATTGTGGCTGTGTTTTCGGGCTCTTCAGGCTGCTGCACCTTCAGATGCTTCTTACCGGGGCCTCCTTCCAGCGGCTGCACCAAGCGCAAGACGCAACAACACCACCAAGGATTAGCACAAAAAATGGACCTATTTTTCCAATCTCACGGAAACCCAGGAATGGTGTGTGAGAACCACGCACCAGGAAATCCTTGCCCTCGCCTGGGCGCGGTGCCGCGGTACGGCGCGCGAGCACTCGCTTCTGGTTCCGCTTCTTATCTCGCATCCCCATCTCGCCGGACCCTCCTCCTCTCTACCTGCACAGTCCTGCGGGACGCCGCCGTTCGCGAGAGTCAGCGAGGGTGGCAATCAGACCAACGCGGGAGGACCTCAAGGAGGGTCAAATGGAACTGAGAGATTCGGTGGGCTTCCCGTACCTATACTGCGTTCGTCAGGCGCGGCGGAGGCGGGAGGCGCGGCGGAGGCGGAACTGGAGGCGACGCGGCAGGGAGAGACGAGGCGACTGGCGAGGAGCCGTCACGAGGATGGGCAAACGAAGGAGGGGTTAGGGTTTGGGCATTCCGGTGCGAGGGTAGTATTGATGGACCTGCGGCGGATGTCTTGGGCCGCGGCCCAAAATTAGAAAGACTTATGGGCCGCTTGCTTATTTTATAGTACATTTACAGGATATGCGGTCCTTGGGTCTAGTTGGTTGTGGTTAAGTTGGACCTTTCGCGACTCTTCAAACTAGCGAGACAAGGAAAGATTAAAACAACCTTTCCTCTTTATTTGAAGAAGAAACACTCCATTTAGTTAGAGACACATTTCTTCCTAGCTACCGGAAAGGAGAGAACGGGAGAGAGACAGATAAGCCTTTTTTTGGCCTTCTAATTTAGCTCGATTTCGGAAGACAGTTCTTTCCTTTTAGGAAGTAGCTAGTAGAGGAGCCATCTATTTGGTAAATTTTTTAAGATGATATCGAAGAGGGGACCGACTAATATGAAAGCAGATATTATGTGCAAACGTGTAAGCAGCTCTCTTGATCCGTTAGATCTAGATCTAACTGTATGCTATACTTAACATTTAAATCATCACACCACCACCTCGTGTAGCTTTATAAAAAGTTTCTAACAAGCCACGATTATACATACGGTTGGATCTAAATCTAACGAACCAAGAGGACTGCTTACACGCTTGCATCTAATGACTGCTTGCATATTAGTCATTGTCATCGAAGAGATGTATCAAAGAGGGTCTGATTTTGATAATTAAATATACTCCTCCTGTCTAAATTATTACAATTTTACCTTCAAATATGGACAAACACTTTGTCTAGATAGACATTTCGTCTCAATCCAATCAGTTCTGGACTATTTTTCTTCTCGCTTCCTTCCCATATGTTTTCTCACCTTTCACATTCTTTTTTCTCCTTAGACTACCTCCAGGAGACTCCCTCACTCTATCCTTATTTAGCACGGCCAACAATATACAACGAGATTGTGCATCCATCCCGTTTCTAGCAGACTCTGTATCCCACTAGATAGGGTTGGAAAATAAGCTCGAGTCTCGCGAGCCAGCTCGAACGAGCCGAGCCCATTTTTGCGAGCTCACTTTTGTAgcgagccaagccgagctggcTCATTCCAGCTCACGAGGCGGCTCGCGAGCTATGTCAAATTAACCAATTTATAGAATAATGATAAATATTAGATAATTTTATGAATAATAACTCGTTTTTAGTCTTTGATGATGAATATATTACAATTATAATTTAAATTACTTATAATGTTGAATGACGGTTCCATATTTTGAATTTTTATAATGTTAATTCACTAAATAATGCAATAATAAGTATGAGGAAATGGCTCGCGAGACGAGTCAAACCTCTTTCTCTAGCTCGCCAAGTGGACaagccgagtcgagccgagcctgTTTAGTAATCGAGCCGCGTCGAGCGAGCTTGGCTCGGCCCGTTTCCAACCCTACCACTAGGGGTAGATATCAAGCCATCTCGGCTCGATCGAGCTTGAGCTGGCTTGGCTCGACTCGTTAAGCAATCGAGCCAGAGAACCAGCTCGGCTCGTTtgcgagttcgagctggctcgtttagctcgcgagccacaaCAAAAAATAATGTACATGTATATATATACAACAATATAATTAATTACTAGTTAATTTCATAGTAATTTAGCACTATAAAAGATTAATAATACTCATAATTCCATATATCACACCATTTAAACCCTAAATTAACATAATTTATTCCTTATTAATTAATCCAATACAAGTATAGGCTTTGTTTTGCTGATAAATGCTAGCTCATTCGAGATAACGAGCTAGCTCGAGCTcgtgtcgagctggctcgttaacgaaccgagctgagaTGTTAGCTCAACTCGTGACAAAATTGAAATGATCCGAGTCGAACGAGCTCACGAGCCACGAATATTTTGTCGAGCCCTATATCCCACTCCACATCCTCATAATTCTTTGCGTGGAGGGAAGAGACACCGGAGGGATGGGGAGCCTGAACCTGCGGCACGCATTTTACACAGCCTTATACGGAGTCTGCTAGATCGCTGAACAATAACTTACATCATGTAAAATAGGGATACACGGCCACATACGGAGGCTGCTGGAATTGGTCTTAAGGTTGTCCACAACGGATCATATAAAATAGAAGATTTGTATTGTAGATTATATTATTTATAGAGTGAAATTTGAAATAGGGAATGAGATAAGAAAGGGATAGAATAGCTGCCAGAGGTAGCCTAATAATATATATAGAGAGAAAGGGGAGTGCTCCATTACTTGTGGTTCAATAGTAGAGGCTTAAAGGTGTATTAGTAGAATGTCTGTGCATTCCGACGGCATATTAATCATATTTGATGGTATTGTGTAATGGTTGTACGATACGTGGGGGCCCAACGGTAATCAAGTGTGATGGACTCTCCCagaaaaataaatataaaaataaAGTGGACCCTCCCTACGAAATAATTAAAACTAAAGTGGACATATGGCACACCTACCACATATTAAACTAAAGATTTGCACTTTATCTTAGTCAAAAGACCGAGAAAGATATGAGTCGAATAGAAGATCTGCCCCCCCCTTTATAGTTAACTTGACCACTCATCCACCTTCAACTAGCGAGGTGGTACTATCCGAGAGCACTATGTTGTGTGCGGCTTCATGTCATGTTGGGCTTGTGTATTTTCTCAAGGCACATCTAGGAGATAACGACCCATGTCACTTGACGACGCACGACAACAGTGGACAACGGGTTAGATCAGAAGGAAATATAAGAACTTTTTTTTGCAAAAGGAACAACGGTGGAACCCAGAAAAACCGGTGCTTTATATCAGTAGAGATATAGTTTGCAGCTAGAATATAGCATACCTAAGTTTTGGCCTTACCAAAAGTGTGGCCAACAAAAAAGGCGCCAATTTTTTTGTTATCTTTGGCACAGAAAATGAATTGTAGCATGTGTAAACATATATGCACACCATAGTTTAGTGATGAATCAAACAATATAAACATGTTGAGTTGTGACATGTTGTGGCACCTTCTGATCACCAACCAAACTTTTCCTCAGTATCTCCCACCGCACAACTAGAAATTTTCCTAGCTATGGAAATTAAGTATATATGACAAAATCTAAAAAGCTTCGTAAATGTGGGTATTTATAAGCTTTTGGATTTTGTTGCTATAATCGAAGAAAATTGATCCATCATTTTGATCTTTGACAAATTTATTTGCCAAGACCAATCCCAAATGGGAAATGATTATGATTTCTAAGGACAAATGGAAACTGCTTCCTGCCCTTCCCACCGGACATAGTATATCACAATATGCATAATGTGTATATGTCATAGCAAAGATACCAGGATAGCAAAGAGTGCCTAAGAAAGAATTGCTAGGGAGTAGGGAGTAAGTCCTTTCAAGTTGTAGAGTTCATGACATCAAAAGCCTAACACAAAAGGATTTTTATAGAGGTCCAGGTCACGGTCCTACGTCCTATTGTTGATTATAAATTGTTGTTTGTAGATGGTACACAAAGTTACAAGCTCCAACCAAATGAGCCATGGTACCTCCACATTGAGGAGAGGAATAATACAAGCTAGTCTTGCTCTAAGTGTTGTTGCTTGGTCAGGTGGATTGGAACTCTTTTGGCTTAGATTTGGTGGATCTTGGAGTGATTTATTATGGTATGTTCAACCTCTTCTTGATCCCTCCTTTGAATGTGCCTCTACCATTTCTTTTTATAGTTGAAGAGGTTGGCAAGCCATACATGTATATATGCTCATGGGCCCTATCTGTCATCGGGACAACTACACCTATCTTGTGTTGGGCATGCATCGACATAGTCATTCCTGTGAAGGAGAGTAGCCAGAGGTCTGCTTGAGTGAGGATAGTGTATTAATGGTTTCTAGTATGGTTTTCCATACCTTTATTGCAAGTTAGAATCATTGTACTACCATATGATGGCTATAAGGATTTTCTCAATCCTACAAGTGATAGGATTGCCTAGCTAGATATGGTCATAAATGTAAATGTATGCTTGTGTTGTAGTATCAGGTACACATGTACCCTATACATGTGTTAGGGAGGAGGTGTGACCATAATGTTATTTATCGTGTATAATGTGATACATGAGTTTAGTAGTAGTTATCCCTTCCCACAATGACTACCACACTGGCTATTGAGGTAGGTGTGCTAATCAAGGTCTATGAATATCGAGATCAAGGCCAGTTGCCCTAGGGAAATTGGGAGATGATATAGTCCCTTGTACTTTATTATATTTCTTGGTACATCATGTGTGCGCTCGCGTGGTTATTGGACCACCACATGTGTCATGTAGCGATCTCAAATGTCATGTAGACTATATTGTGTGCCAACACATTGGGTCAATCTGTAATGTCATCCATCGCACATTTAGTATATTGTACCTAAGACTCATCCATTAAATTATCGCTACTGGATAGCCCTTGGGGTTTTTAGATGTGGGGCCCATGACCCAGGGTCGTACTGCCCCTAGTGGACCCACCACATCTTTTAACCCTTGGGTAGGGTTGGGCCTAGTTAGCTAGAGTCCTTGACTCCTCCAGGGGTCCTTAAGCCCTAAAGGGCACATGCCCCACCATTGGAGTATGCGGTTGGGATCTTTTAGGGTCTTGAGAAACCACATATAGCATgtgtttagggtctaggtttgcaCCGAGCAAGCTTTGTGCTACCACAAGGTATAAAAGGGTCTCGAGGCTTACATCGCCAGGTGACCTAGGGTTCGAGGGTGGCTAGAGTATTATACCGCCAAGTGCCTTGAGACGTGAGGGGCCCTAAGGGCTTATACCATCAGGTGCCTCAAAGTGCAAGGGGCCTTATGGGCTTATATCGTTGAGTTCCTAGGGGGCTTATGTTGTATGTCACAAGACATGGTCATGAAGACTTAGTTTAGAGGACACTCCCATATAGGACTGGGCAGAAAACCCGATACCCGAATCCCGAAAAATCCGAAAAGAAATTTGGGTAGAAACTTCCGGTACCCGAAATTTTATAGGAAAATTCGGGTTCAGTAATCCGGTACCCGAATATAAACTGTACCCGAATTAGCACAATGCAAGGCCCATGCTTCCAAATTCCAAGCCCAACAGCATAGCTCAGTGAACAGCCCAACTGGCAACTGCCCAAGGCAACAGCGCCACAGCGGTCCAGTTCGGCAGCCAGTTCTCCATTCTCCAACTCCATCTCCGACTCTAACCCTAGCAGCTGCCGCCGTCGTCCATCGAGCACCACACCACCACTGTACCAGTCCACGGCGTCGTCGTCCATCGAGTAGACGAGCACCAATACACGACGTCGTTCCGACCGGTGACCGTGCGTCCTTGCCAACTGCCGACCAACCGAGTAAGCGACCACCAAGCAGCAGCCAGCAGCAATGTCCGGTCGTCCAAGCAGGCAAGCAGCAGCACAACTACAACTGCAAGCTGCACGCCGTCGTCCAAGCAGGCAAGCACAACTGCACAAGCCGATTTGCGTCAGCAAGCTGCAAGCTGCATGCCGGCGCCCTGTGCTCGCCTGCCCGGTGCTTGGCTCATGGTGTAGTGAAGGCAACATTGAAGAACAGCACCAACATCGGAAGAATCTTGCAATGTATGTGTTAATTGTTAAGTGCTCACTGCTCAGTGTTTGATTTTTTTTGTTCTAGCAGATTTGATCAATAGAGATAATAGTGTAGTACTCGTGTGAATGGTGAATTGGTAATACACTAATAGCTAGGATCAGTAGAACTAGTAGTGTAGTACATGCTTGTCCTCGTACAATATTAATTCTAGTGTGTTCTTGTACTAATGTGTGTCCTCCTTGCACATGAGATGTTTTCCTTGCATCATGTATTCATCTTCCTTATTGACTTACTATGTGTGTCCTCCTTTTTAATAGATGCCTGAATCTGAAGACATATTGGACAAGGGTATGGAATCAGTGGGCACTGGCACTCTAGAAAATGATGGGACACAAACACAACCATCACAATCACAAGGGGCTGCTGATCAAGATGTGGTTGACCTTGACAAGGATTGTGCACAACATGAAAGGAAGAAGATGGCACCAAGATCAGATGTGTGGAACCATTTCACCAAGATCAAAGATGATAAAGGCATTATGACAGCTGCAAAATGCAAGTACTGCCATCGCAACATGAAAGTGGACTCTAAGGGACTTGGTACATCTGCCTTGAAGAGACACCTACAAAGTTGCAAGCACAATCCTAACAGGTTTGAAAAAGATGGAAAACAAGGATATTTACAAGAAATTCAAGGGGAAGGTGTTTCTACTTGGAGGTTTGATCAAGATGCACTTAGGGAGGCCTTCGCTGAGATGATTATTGAAGATGAGCTGCCTTTTGCTTTTGGTGAAAAGCCTGGCTTCAAGAAATTCATATAAACTAATTTAGAGCCAGGGATCCCCTCTTGTCAAGGCCAAGGAAGGTCCCCATGCCATGGGGCCCTAGGAGCAGCGGTCTTTCAGCTATGGGCCTTGAAGTCAGTCTTATGTGTCAAGATTCTTGAGCGTGTCTTGGTAGCAATCGAGGGCATGTCCTTCCCTGGGCACTAATAAAGTCCCTTGGGTCTGTTGCAGGAATAATTCTATGGGTGGGGCCAATTTTTCTTCTCGATGACTCatggtgtgggggacagatatcccccgagtccactagaaggcaagaaggcctcgcgcgGGGTCTCGAGCTAGTTAccccgcaaggccatcccttcgtgggtcgGGCGAAGACCTACTGGCAGAATGGGCTGAACTGAGAAGGCAACAGACTCAAGCGCAGATAATCCGTCAAGTCGTGCGCTATCCACAGCAACCATCCAACTTTCCCGCGCATGGCGTCCTTGAATATCGGGGCGGAttagggataagtcggcaagattgtaggaagatcagttcagtcggttcactattatttaggagaCATGTGATCCCCATGTACGCCATCATTTCCATCGTCCATCTACCTATCTCATTAGCTTTTCTCCATTCAGGAGACTTCACcgttaacccaccacataaagatccaccccaggaagtagggtattacgcctctcctaTTTTTTTTTTGCAATTTGACCCTTTTTCAAAACAATTTCATGTTTAAACCCAgtggcgtagacagtgggtgGTCCGGGTGGGCCACGGCATATCCTAAGCCGGCCCACCGGATCACCAGTCCAACAAGATCCATATAAAAAATACTGATATATATTATATTTGTATTCTAATATATACATTTATAGACTTAAATGTTAAATCTATAGTGTTATATGCTATTTTTATCTTTATATTTTGAACTATATGCCAAATTATTATATATTATATTAAATTATTTATAAAAAAATTCTAATGGCATACCTCACGAAAAAATTCTAGATATGCCACTGTTTAAACCCCTAAATAACTTAAtgacatttttggaccctttactcggcgCCATGGCTTATGGCGCTGAGATAACACGTCTCGGCGCCAtcgcctatggcgccgaggtacctgATGAGCTGGCGACTAGATGCGCGCTGGCAGTTGATGTggcctagctcggcgccacgatCTGTGGTGTCGAGCTAGGAGATGGCAACTTTCGTGTGATGGgtgaggctgtctccagcaacgtcccctaaatttcatcctctaaaggaatattctctgtcctttacagcacACTCTAAAAAAATCCGTCCTCTATATATTCtcagtctccagcaacgtccccta
Proteins encoded:
- the LOC100856944 gene encoding MKI67 FHA domain-interacting nucleolar phosphoprotein-like (The RefSeq protein has 6 substitutions compared to this genomic sequence) gives rise to the protein MGMRDKKRNQKRVLARRTAVPRPGEGKDFLPLEGGPGKKLRKVQQPEEPENTATVVYIGHVPHGFYEDEMKGFFKQFGDIKRLRIARNRKTGKSKHYGFIEFENPAVAKVVADEMNNYLLFERTLQVALVEPEKVHPKLWKGVRRGFIPVDRVAIERKRHNKDKTVAEHKKMVEGIVKRDGKRRKRIKAAGIDYECPALIGSIRPSAKKIKFDEA